GTCCTCCTCAACTTCTGAAGGCACCACTGAGAGTTGTCGATCAACGAATAGCTCCACTAAAAGTCCCTCCTCCTCAACTACCGAAAGCACCACTAAGAGTTCTTCATCAACGAATAGCTCCACAAAAGGCCCCTCCTCCTCAACTACTGAAAGCACCACTAAGAGTTCTTCATCAACGAATAGCTCCACCAAAGGCCCCTCCTCCTCAACTACCGAAAGCTCCACTAAGAGTTCTTCATCAACGAATAGCTCCACCAAAGGCCCCTCCTCCTCAACCACAGAAAGCACCACTGAGAGTTCTTCTTCAACGAAGAGCTCCACTAAGAGTCCCTCCTCCTCAACTACTGAAAGCACCACTGAGAGTTCTTCATCAACGAATAGCTCCACCAAAGGCCCCTCCTCCTCAACCATAGAAAACACCACTGAGAGTTCTTCATCAACGAATAGCTCCACTAAAGGCCCCTCATCCTCAACTACTGAAAGCACCACTGAGAGTTCTTCATCAACGAATAGCTCCACCAAAGGCCCCTCCTCCTCAACTACTGAAAGCACCACTGAGAGTTCTTCATCAACGAATAGCTCCACCAAAGGCCCCTCCTCCTCAACTACTGAAAGCACCACTGAGAGTTCTTCATCAACGAAGAGCTCCACTAAGAGTCCCTCCTCCTCAACTACTGAAAGCACCACTGAGAGTTCTTCATCAACAAATAGCTCCACCAAAGGCCCCTCCTCCTCAACTACTGAAAGCACCACTGAGAGTTCTTCATCAACGAAGAGCTCCACTAAGAGTCCCTCCTCCTCAACTACTGAAAGCACCACTGAGAGTTCTTCATCAACGAAGAGCTCCACTAAGAGTCCCTCCTCCTCAACCACAGAAAGCACCACTGAGAGATCTTCATCAACGAATAGCTCCACCAAAGGCCCCTCCTCCTCAACCATAGAAAACACCACTGAGAGTTCTTCATCAACGAATAGCTCCACCAAAGGCCCCTCATCCTCAACTACTGAAAGCACCACTGAGAGTTCTTCATCAACGAATAGCTCCACCAAAGGCCCCTCCTCCTCAACCACAGAAAGCACCACTGAGAGTTCTTCATCAACGAAGAGCTCCACTAAGAGTCCCTCCTCCTCAACCACAGAAAGCACCACTGAGAGTTCTTCATCAACGAATAGCTCCACCAAAGGCCCCTCATCCTCAACTACTGAAAGCACCACTGAGAGTTCTTCATCAACGAAGAGCTCCACTAAGAGTCCCTCCTCCTCAACTACTGAAAGCACCACTGAGAGTTCTTCATCAACGAATAGCTCCACCAAAGGCCCCTCCTCCTCAACTACTGAAAGCACCACTAAGAGTTCTTCATCAACGAATAGCTCCACCAAAGGCCCCTCCTCCTCAACCATAGAAAACACCACTGAGAGTTCTTCATCAACGAATAGCTCCACCAAAGGCCCCTCATCCTCAACTACTGAAAGCACCACTGAGAGTTCTTCATCAACGAATAGCTACACCAAAGGCCCCTCCTCCTCAACCACAGAAAGCACCACTGAGAGTTCTTCATCAACGAAGAGCTCCACTAAGAGTCCCTCCTCCTCAACCACAGAAAGCACCACTGAGAGTTCTTCATCAACGAATAGCTCCACCAAAGGCCCCTCCTCCTCAACTACTGAAAGCACCACTAAGAGTTCTTCATCAACGAATAGCTCCACCAAAGGGCCCTCCTCCTCAACTACTGAAAGCACCACTGAGAGTTCTTCATCAACGAAGAGCTCCACTAAAAGTCCCTCCTCCTCAACCATAGAAAGCACCACTGAGTGCTCTTCATCAACGAATAGCTCAACTAAATGCCCCTCCGCCTCAACTACTTCTAGCACAACAACCTCCTCAACCACCAAAAAATGTCCCAATGCAGAACCCTCGTTAAATTCTGAAAGCACCACTGAAATCTCGACTTCAAACACCAAAACAGACCCTATACAGACTCCTCATGATCTACTGAAATCACTACTAAAATTTCTACTTCTAGAAGCACAGAAAGTTCCTCCTCAACCACCAAAAAATGTCCCTACACAGACCCCTCATCAACTACCGAAAGCATCACTAAAATCTCAACTTCTAGCAGCACAGAAAATTCCTTCTCAATCACCAAAAAATGTCCCTATGCAGAGCCCTCGTCAACTACTGAAATCTCCACTAAAATCTCGACTTCAAGCTCAAAAAAAGTCCCTATCCAGACCCCTCATCAGCCACTAAAAGCACCACTGAATCCTCGTCTTCGAGCAGCACAGAAAGTTCATCCTAAACCACAAAAAATTGTCCCTATGCAGACCTTTGGTCACTACTGAAAGTACAATTGAAATCTCAACTTCCAGCAGCACAGAATGTTCCTCCTCAACCACCAAAAAAAGTTCCTATACAGACCCCTCATCTACTATTGAAGACACCACTGAATCCTCGTTTTCCAGCAGTACAGAAAGTTCCTCCTTAACCACCAAGAAATGTCCCTTTACAAACTAAAAGTTACATATAAGATTGGGATGACttactataattttatatgaatacGAGATCAGTGTGcccaataaatgcaaatatcaaAGTTTATGTGCATTctatttttggtttaaagtTGAATATTGCAAAGCCAAAATGTGTTTTTGAATTCATACGATTGGCCCAATCCCCCACATTGCGAAAACTCTGCAGCTATCGGTTTTGGTGAGATACTCgtagaacacaaaaaaaattaaacaaaaagaaaaagcaaaaatatttcgcATAAACAAtgagaaaagcaacaaaagctaATAACAACTGAACACAACGTGTACTGAGGTGTGCGAATGCGAATTTACCACTACATTCAACTCTAGTATCACACACtcagcatatacatatatacaaacatataggGTATATATTTCGACTGGGGTctcatatttcaatttcgatttttgcAAACGATGTGCGCGCTAAACGCAAACAAACACTTGACAAAgcaggcaaataaacaaataggaaaacagcaaatatacaatatacacaCTCGAACATCGAATGCGTTTATACTATGTATGATACATATAtggaaatatactatagatgagcatatagtatatatcaaTGCATGCACATACTTCGCTTATATAAGCCTATACCCATTAtgagaataaaatgaaagtatTTTCATTATGCTGCAGTAAAGAGCAATGAATTTACTCCCTGTGATATCTGCGAAAGAGAAGAGCAACGATAAAACTCTGTATTTTCAGATGACTATCTAGACTATCCTcctattatatataaaatattaatttcatataaaaaaatataacaataaataataagataaGGTAAGGATAAAGACTTTCCAAGAAGCTTGATTAAACTCTAACTTTTGAGTGAGGcaagcaataaaatttaataattacatattatCTGAATTAAAATctacaatatttacatttaaagttCTTTGTAagcattttgtaatatttgaaaaattgaagATTCTTACATTAATTGTTCAATCTCCCTTAAGATCTAAATATTGGCGTAAAAATTTGGATTGAGaagttttattaaacaaaacttttgacacaagagaataaaatattattgatatatgatatcaataatatatgatatatattaacaaaaaaattaaaatattcaaaatttatatattaaattctttgtaaaatttaagaaattaagacttacttcaatttttaaatctcTCTTAAAGTTTTAATATTGACATGAGGAGTTGATGAGAAAAAAGTTCAGATTAAAATCAAATGGAACTAATATTAATGCATCATACAGttgacaaatttttaatattatattaagatAAGAAAGTTATGCTTAACTCctaaaatgcaatatttgaGCCATATTAGCTTAACCATATTTGCAGGATATATTGCAGTTCATCACTAACTATAAATCGGAGAGGAGGGGGAGATGGAGGATCCCATCGTCTATGCAACGGACATGAGGTCTGT
This is a stretch of genomic DNA from Drosophila albomicans strain 15112-1751.03 chromosome 3, ASM965048v2, whole genome shotgun sequence. It encodes these proteins:
- the LOC117569683 gene encoding uncharacterized protein LOC117569683, which encodes MQMVNILWIGLLTIVFADALDICTNRQIGYKAIDSTNPNSYYVCFGVLGKIKSSCDEGYQFSEAQQKCVNGVTKNGFNINQSISMYKPLIFNIFGNLWNPRPPPTTTPCPLSPPSPPPPTPTTTPCPLSSSPPPPPTPCSPSPPPPSDITTESTTESSPSTASSTENSSSSTSEGTTESSPSSDSSTENSSSSTSEGTTESSPSTNSSTEHSSSSTSEDTTESSPSTDSSTENSSSSTSEGTTESYPSTDSSTENSSSSTSEGTTESSSSTDSSTENSSSSTSEGTTESSSSTDSSTENSSSSTSEGTTESSPSTDSSTENSSSSTSEGTTESSPSTDSSTENSSSSTSEGTTESSSSTDSSTENSSSSTSEGTTESSPSTDSSTENSSSSTSEGTTESSSSTDSSTENSSSSTSEGTTESSSSTDSSTENSSSSTSEGTTESSPSTDSSTENSSSSTSEGTTESSPSTDSSTENSSSSTSEGTTESCRSTNSSTKSPSSSTTESTTKSSSSTNSSTKGPSSSTTESTTKSSSSTNSSTKGPSSSTTESSTKSSSSTNSSTKGPSSSTIENTTESSSSTNSSTKGPSSSTTESTTESSSSTNSSTKGPSSSTTESTTESSSSTNSSTKGPSSSTTESTTESSSSTKSSTKSPSSSTTESTTESSSSTNSSTKGPSSSTTESTTESSSSTKSSTKSPSSSTTESTTESSSSTKSSTKSPSSSTTESTTERSSSTNSSTKGPSSSTIENTTESSSSTNSSTKGPSSSTTESTTESSSSTNSSTKGPSSSTTESTTESSSSTKSSTKSPSSSTTESTTESSSSTNSSTKGPSSSTTESTTESSSSTKSSTKSPSSSTTESTTESSSSTNSSTKGPSSSTTESTTKSSSSTNSSTKGPSSSTIENTTESSSSTNSSTKGPSSSTTESTTESSSSTKSSTKSPSSSTTESTTESSSSTNSSTKGPSSSTTESTTKSSSSTNSSTKGPSSSTTESTTESSSSTKSSTKSPSSSTIESTTECSSSTNSSTKCPSASTTSSTTTSSTTKKCPNAEPSLNSESTTEISTSNTKTDPIQTPHDLLKSLLKFLLLEAQKVPPQPPKNVPTQTPHQLPKASLKSQLLAAQKIPSQSPKNVPMQSPRQLLKSPLKSRLQAQKKSLSRPLISH